In Candidatus Flexicrinis affinis, the following are encoded in one genomic region:
- a CDS encoding ATP-dependent RecD-like DNA helicase, whose protein sequence is MSDSLTGVVERTTFYNPANGYSVVKITPDKKMPGVAARDGTVTVVGTLPELAPGEPVEFTGLWIEDAKYGKQFRAETFSPSQPRSLDGIRRYLASGIVKGIGEATADKIVKHFGEDTITILNADPDRLRDVHGLKASLADKLAKAWAENAGVRQTMIFLQDFGVSSKMAKRIFDHYGVAAIETVKQNPYVLADEVFGIGFIRADQLARAMGIKPDAPERIRAGLAYALNQLSGEGHTCAPHDVLVKEALKLLSLESGLENLVEQAIGEQTFRGDLISETLDFNGEPVEMIYLPRFHTAETKAAKRLRAVYKTTSPIQLKHKKTDWDKLLKKLSTRDRIGLSDQQKGAVIAALTSKLSVLTGGPGTGKTTTLKMVLEALDEGDFEVALASPTGRAAKRLSEATGRQAYTVHRLLGYGGEGFAYDDSAPLEADFVIVDEASMLDVQLLFALTRALKPEAHLLLVGDIDQLPSVGPGNVLRDMIESGLAHVTRLEVIFRQDEGSHIVLNAHRINNGDAPFMDNRSNDFFFFVDTDATGAAELLVDVVINRLPAKFGVDPLDTVQVIAPMYRGPAGVDSLNMVLQRALNGNPALASKRFGDRTYRTGDKVMQTRNNYEKDVYNGDIGRISGFDFEESTMEVVFDGRYVIYEFHEVIEELTLAYCISTHKSQGSEYPIVVMPVVKQHYMMLQRNLLYTAITRARQAVVLVGDKQAVYMAVSNSKVTRRYGGLLHFLTA, encoded by the coding sequence ATGAGCGATTCGCTGACCGGGGTGGTGGAGCGCACCACGTTCTATAACCCTGCCAACGGTTACAGCGTGGTGAAGATCACGCCAGACAAGAAGATGCCCGGTGTGGCCGCCCGCGACGGTACGGTGACGGTCGTCGGCACGCTGCCGGAACTGGCCCCGGGCGAGCCAGTCGAGTTCACCGGCTTGTGGATCGAGGACGCCAAGTACGGCAAGCAGTTCCGCGCCGAGACGTTCTCGCCCAGCCAACCGCGCAGCCTTGACGGCATCCGCCGCTACCTCGCCAGCGGCATTGTGAAAGGCATCGGCGAGGCCACCGCCGACAAGATCGTCAAGCACTTCGGCGAGGACACCATCACGATCCTCAACGCGGACCCCGACCGCCTGCGCGACGTCCACGGCCTAAAGGCCAGCCTCGCCGACAAACTGGCGAAGGCGTGGGCCGAGAACGCCGGCGTGCGCCAAACGATGATCTTTCTGCAGGACTTCGGCGTCTCGAGCAAAATGGCGAAGCGCATCTTCGACCACTACGGCGTCGCGGCCATCGAGACGGTCAAGCAGAATCCCTACGTGCTGGCCGACGAGGTGTTCGGCATCGGCTTCATCCGCGCCGATCAGCTCGCCCGCGCCATGGGCATCAAGCCGGACGCGCCGGAGCGCATCCGCGCCGGGCTGGCCTACGCGCTCAACCAGCTTTCCGGAGAGGGTCACACGTGCGCCCCGCATGACGTGCTCGTCAAGGAGGCGCTCAAGCTGCTGTCGCTGGAATCCGGCTTAGAGAACCTTGTCGAACAAGCCATCGGCGAGCAGACCTTCCGCGGCGATCTGATCAGCGAGACGTTGGACTTCAACGGCGAGCCGGTCGAGATGATTTATCTGCCGCGCTTCCACACCGCCGAGACCAAGGCAGCCAAGCGGCTGCGTGCGGTGTACAAGACGACCTCGCCGATTCAGCTCAAGCACAAGAAGACCGACTGGGACAAGCTGCTCAAGAAGCTGAGCACGCGCGACCGCATCGGCCTGAGCGACCAGCAGAAAGGCGCGGTGATCGCCGCGCTGACGTCCAAGCTCAGCGTGCTGACCGGCGGCCCCGGCACCGGCAAGACCACCACGCTCAAGATGGTGCTGGAGGCGTTGGACGAAGGCGACTTCGAGGTGGCGTTGGCATCGCCAACCGGGCGCGCCGCCAAGCGCCTGAGCGAAGCGACCGGCAGGCAGGCCTACACCGTCCACCGCCTGCTCGGGTACGGCGGCGAGGGCTTCGCCTATGACGACAGCGCGCCGCTGGAGGCCGACTTCGTGATCGTCGACGAGGCCTCGATGCTGGACGTGCAGCTGCTGTTCGCCCTGACGCGCGCGCTCAAACCCGAGGCGCATCTGCTGCTCGTGGGCGACATCGACCAGCTTCCGAGCGTCGGCCCCGGCAACGTCCTGCGAGATATGATCGAAAGCGGCCTCGCCCACGTCACGCGGCTTGAGGTGATCTTCCGGCAGGACGAAGGCAGCCACATCGTCCTGAACGCGCACCGCATCAACAACGGCGACGCGCCCTTCATGGACAACCGTTCCAACGACTTTTTCTTCTTTGTCGACACCGATGCAACCGGCGCGGCCGAGCTGCTGGTGGATGTTGTCATCAACCGTTTGCCGGCCAAGTTCGGCGTTGACCCGCTGGACACCGTGCAGGTCATCGCCCCGATGTACCGAGGTCCGGCCGGTGTCGACTCGCTCAACATGGTGCTGCAGCGGGCGCTCAACGGAAATCCGGCGCTCGCCAGCAAACGCTTCGGCGACCGCACGTATCGTACCGGCGACAAGGTCATGCAGACGCGCAACAACTACGAGAAGGACGTCTACAACGGCGACATCGGGCGCATCAGCGGGTTCGACTTCGAGGAAAGCACGATGGAGGTCGTGTTCGACGGCCGTTACGTGATCTACGAGTTCCACGAGGTCATCGAGGAACTGACGCTGGCGTACTGCATCAGCACGCACAAGAGCCAAGGCTCGGAATACCCGATCGTGGTGATGCCGGTCGTCAAGCAGCACTACATGATGCTGCAGCGCAACCTGCTGTACACGGCGATCACGCGCGCCCGGCAGGCGGTCGTGCTGGTCGGCGACAAGCAGGCCGTGTACATGGCCGTCTCCAACAGCAAAGTGACCCGCCGGTACGGGGGTCTCCTTCACTTCCTAACTGCGTAG
- a CDS encoding transposase: MGRYKKYTEEFKRDVLAMVAEKTRTIAQIERDLDLTPGLIYKWQRYRVQDERLELSEARAEQAELRRLKRELEIVKQERDILKKAIQVFSRGEL; the protein is encoded by the coding sequence ATGGGACGCTACAAGAAGTACACCGAGGAGTTCAAGCGGGACGTATTGGCGATGGTGGCGGAGAAGACGCGGACGATCGCGCAGATCGAACGCGACCTGGATCTGACGCCGGGGCTGATCTACAAGTGGCAGCGCTACCGGGTGCAGGACGAGCGGCTGGAACTGAGCGAAGCGCGGGCGGAGCAAGCGGAGCTGCGACGGTTGAAGCGCGAGCTGGAGATCGTCAAGCAGGAGCGGGATATCCTAAAAAAAGCCATCCAGGTGTTCTCGCGGGGGGAGTTGTGA
- a CDS encoding phosphotransferase → MDRVRARAQALPTAPLPAHVTAQIPHDTFDPVWRDKVAALLNALDWWPLDDPVTYGLADLLRERQPQIEALISHARVLAGHLRSHPLPLIVCHGDIHVGNVLITPDGTLYLVDWDTLIRAPKERDLMFVGAGLGSSDPIGPDEQAALFYEGYGSTDVDTSALAYYRCERIVEDIAAYCEQILLTLPDNADRANGLAQLAGQFTPEVSWTSRWRRPNGPPVCG, encoded by the coding sequence TTGGATCGCGTTCGGGCGCGCGCTCAAGCACTTCCCACGGCACCCCTTCCCGCACACGTGACCGCGCAGATCCCGCACGACACATTCGATCCTGTATGGCGGGACAAGGTCGCCGCGCTGCTGAACGCGCTCGACTGGTGGCCGTTGGACGATCCGGTGACGTACGGGTTGGCCGACCTGCTGCGCGAGCGCCAGCCGCAGATCGAGGCGCTTATCAGCCACGCGCGTGTATTGGCGGGACATCTGCGTTCGCATCCGCTGCCGTTGATCGTCTGTCACGGCGATATCCACGTCGGCAACGTCTTGATCACGCCCGACGGCACGCTGTACCTCGTGGACTGGGACACGCTGATCCGCGCGCCAAAGGAACGCGACCTGATGTTCGTCGGCGCGGGCTTGGGCAGCAGCGATCCGATCGGGCCGGATGAGCAGGCGGCGTTGTTCTACGAGGGTTACGGCTCGACGGACGTCGATACTTCGGCGCTGGCGTACTACCGCTGCGAACGGATCGTCGAGGACATTGCCGCGTACTGCGAGCAGATCCTGCTCACGCTGCCGGATAATGCCGACCGTGCCAATGGTCTCGCCCAGCTTGCGGGTCAGTTCACGCCGGAAGTGTCGTGGACATCGCGCTGGCGACGGCCGAACGGGCCGCCGGTATGCGGATGA
- the ftsH gene encoding ATP-dependent zinc metalloprotease FtsH, producing MIANNRGAGGGADLLTYNELARLIQQGRVTRLVTSDNGEVVVQVEGRNQPLRTFKEPLINLREEMYALGVTEDEWRSIDETSAVPSDNTSSVILNLAIAIIPTLLIVWLLWRMMRSVRVGQDQAMSFGRSRARVNRDVERPQVTFADVAGAEEAKEELKEVVEFLKEPDKFIRLGARVPKGVLMVGPPGTGKTLMARAVAGEAGVPFFSISGSEFVEMFVGVGASRVRDLFDRAKAEAPAIVFVDEIDAVGRHRGAGLGGGHDEREQTLNQILVEMDGFETGTNVIVLASTNRPDILDPALLRPGRFDRKVVMDNPDVKGRLDILKVHAKGKPLAQSVDLEAIAKITPGFSGADLENLINEAAILAARRNLKNIGMSELQEAMERVIMGPERKTRVISENEKKKIAYHEAGHAILQHVLEYADPVHKITIVPRGRAGGYVMSLPDSDTMLKSREEFEDDIVAAMGGRAAEEIVFNQLTTGASNDLQQATRIARAMVTKFGMSELLGPRSYDSSSGNIFLGRELSEMREYSEHYAEEIDNEVRSILQRCYDRAKTILSDSREKLDTLADALIEHETLDRSTFETLMTNLSGQQGAQTPAMFDTQPPQE from the coding sequence ATGATCGCCAACAACCGGGGCGCAGGCGGGGGAGCCGATCTGCTGACGTACAACGAACTTGCGCGGCTGATTCAACAGGGCCGCGTAACGCGCTTGGTCACCAGCGACAACGGCGAGGTCGTCGTACAGGTCGAGGGGCGCAATCAGCCGCTCCGCACGTTCAAAGAGCCGCTGATCAACCTGCGCGAGGAGATGTACGCGCTTGGCGTGACCGAGGACGAATGGCGTTCGATTGACGAAACGAGCGCCGTCCCCAGCGACAACACGTCCAGCGTGATCCTCAATCTCGCCATTGCCATCATCCCGACCCTGCTGATCGTGTGGCTGTTATGGCGCATGATGCGCTCGGTCCGCGTCGGGCAGGATCAGGCGATGAGCTTCGGCCGCAGCCGCGCACGCGTCAACCGCGACGTCGAGCGCCCGCAGGTCACGTTTGCGGACGTCGCCGGCGCGGAGGAAGCGAAGGAAGAGCTCAAGGAAGTCGTCGAGTTCCTCAAAGAGCCGGACAAGTTCATCCGCCTCGGTGCGCGCGTGCCGAAGGGCGTACTGATGGTCGGGCCGCCGGGGACGGGCAAAACGCTGATGGCGCGCGCCGTGGCCGGTGAGGCCGGCGTGCCGTTCTTCAGCATCAGCGGGTCGGAGTTCGTCGAGATGTTCGTCGGTGTCGGCGCGAGCCGCGTGCGCGACCTGTTCGACCGCGCCAAGGCCGAAGCACCCGCCATCGTGTTCGTGGACGAAATCGACGCGGTCGGCCGTCATCGCGGCGCCGGCTTGGGCGGCGGGCACGACGAGCGCGAGCAAACCCTGAACCAAATTCTGGTCGAGATGGACGGCTTCGAGACCGGCACCAACGTCATCGTGCTGGCGTCGACCAACCGGCCCGACATCCTCGATCCGGCGCTGCTGCGCCCGGGCCGTTTCGACCGCAAGGTCGTGATGGACAACCCGGACGTCAAGGGCCGCCTCGACATCCTCAAAGTGCACGCCAAAGGCAAGCCGCTGGCGCAAAGCGTCGACCTCGAGGCGATCGCCAAGATCACCCCGGGCTTCAGCGGCGCCGACCTCGAAAACCTGATCAACGAGGCCGCGATTCTGGCCGCCCGCCGCAACCTGAAGAACATCGGCATGTCCGAGCTTCAGGAAGCGATGGAGCGTGTGATCATGGGGCCGGAGCGCAAAACGCGCGTGATCAGCGAGAACGAGAAGAAGAAGATCGCCTATCACGAGGCTGGCCACGCCATCTTGCAGCACGTGCTCGAATACGCCGACCCGGTGCATAAGATCACGATTGTGCCGCGCGGGCGTGCTGGCGGGTACGTGATGAGCCTGCCCGACAGCGATACCATGCTCAAGAGCCGCGAGGAGTTCGAGGACGACATCGTGGCGGCGATGGGCGGGCGTGCCGCCGAAGAGATCGTGTTCAACCAGCTCACGACCGGCGCCAGCAACGACCTTCAACAGGCGACGCGCATCGCCCGCGCGATGGTCACCAAGTTCGGCATGAGCGAACTGCTCGGGCCGCGCAGCTACGACAGCAGCAGCGGCAACATATTCCTCGGCCGCGAGCTGAGCGAGATGCGCGAGTACAGCGAACACTACGCCGAGGAGATCGACAACGAGGTCCGCAGCATCTTGCAGCGCTGCTACGACCGCGCCAAGACGATCCTGTCCGACAGCCGCGAAAAGCTCGACACGCTGGCCGATGCGCTGATCGAGCACGAGACGCTCGACCGCAGCACGTTCGAAACGCTGATGACGAACCTATCTGGCCAGCAGGGCGCGCAGACGCCGGCGATGTTCGACACGCAGCCCCCGCAGGAGTAG
- a CDS encoding sulfite exporter TauE/SafE family protein: MDNFLLLLVLGLGAGVFSGLFGIGGGIVIVPALTLLLAFDAKTAVATSLAALLLPVGIFAVLEYRRKGLLDIRASAWVAVGLVLTTIIGAEITLALPATLFKQAYGVFVVIMGLRFLGVFSRGKPAAPVSDDADTSSTPWWGLFALGLGAGVLSGMFGIGGGIVIVPALVGFFGFPHKRAVGSSLGALLLPVGLPGVLRYAAAGTLDVLVAVPVAVGLAVGALGGARIAIGLSAARMKQLYGAFLVVVGIWFVVQPYVGV; the protein is encoded by the coding sequence ATGGATAATTTCTTACTGCTGCTCGTGCTCGGGCTGGGCGCGGGGGTGTTCAGCGGATTGTTCGGGATCGGCGGCGGCATCGTCATCGTCCCGGCGTTAACGCTGCTGCTCGCGTTCGACGCCAAGACCGCCGTCGCGACGTCGCTGGCGGCGCTGCTGCTGCCGGTCGGCATCTTCGCTGTGCTGGAGTACCGGCGCAAGGGACTACTCGACATTCGCGCGTCGGCGTGGGTGGCAGTCGGGCTTGTGTTGACGACCATCATCGGCGCGGAGATCACGCTGGCGCTGCCGGCCACGCTGTTCAAACAGGCGTACGGCGTGTTCGTGGTCATTATGGGCCTGCGCTTTCTCGGTGTGTTCAGCCGGGGCAAGCCTGCCGCGCCGGTCAGCGACGACGCCGACACGTCCAGCACGCCGTGGTGGGGGCTGTTCGCGCTCGGGTTGGGCGCAGGCGTCCTGTCCGGCATGTTCGGGATCGGCGGCGGCATTGTGATCGTGCCGGCACTGGTCGGATTCTTCGGCTTTCCGCACAAGCGCGCGGTCGGGTCGTCGCTCGGCGCGCTGCTGCTGCCGGTCGGCCTGCCGGGTGTGCTGCGCTATGCCGCTGCGGGGACGTTGGACGTGCTGGTCGCGGTGCCGGTCGCGGTCGGGTTGGCGGTCGGGGCGTTAGGCGGAGCACGTATCGCGATCGGTCTGTCGGCCGCGCGCATGAAGCAGCTCTATGGCGCGTTCCTCGTCGTCGTCGGTATCTGGTTCGTGGTACAGCCGTACGTCGGGGTGTGA
- the mmuM gene encoding homocysteine S-methyltransferase: MRSPLRAILDRQPVVVLDGALATELEARGCDLHDPLWSARVLIEQPELIRQVHADYYAAGADVATTASYQATFEGFARRGFSESQAADLMRLSVALAIEARDAFWADPANRANRVRPLVAASVGPYGAFLADGSEYRGDYALDEDGLVAFHRARFGVLAGSGADLLACETIPCLSEARALLRLLDAHPGTWAWISFSCTDGAHLSSGESFSEAAALVGTHPQVAAVGVNCTAPRFILDLIRAARAATSIPVAVYPNSGEDYDPVTKTWQGERACDAFADDARSWFDAGARVIGGCCRTTPAHIRAVTDEIMRFQSR; this comes from the coding sequence ATGCGCAGTCCATTACGCGCCATCCTTGACCGTCAACCTGTCGTCGTGCTGGACGGCGCGCTGGCGACCGAGCTTGAAGCGCGCGGGTGCGACCTGCACGATCCGCTGTGGTCGGCGCGGGTGCTGATCGAACAGCCCGAGCTGATCCGGCAGGTGCACGCCGACTACTACGCCGCCGGCGCGGACGTCGCCACGACCGCCAGCTATCAGGCGACGTTCGAGGGGTTCGCGCGGCGCGGATTCTCCGAGTCGCAGGCGGCCGACCTGATGCGCCTCTCGGTGGCGCTGGCGATCGAAGCGCGCGATGCCTTCTGGGCCGATCCGGCCAACCGGGCGAATCGCGTGCGCCCGTTGGTGGCCGCGTCGGTCGGGCCGTACGGCGCATTCTTGGCCGATGGCAGCGAGTATCGCGGCGACTACGCGCTGGACGAGGACGGGCTGGTCGCGTTCCACCGCGCGCGGTTCGGCGTACTGGCGGGGTCCGGCGCCGACCTGCTGGCCTGCGAGACGATCCCGTGCCTGAGCGAGGCACGCGCCCTGCTGCGCCTGCTGGACGCGCATCCGGGCACGTGGGCGTGGATCAGCTTCTCGTGCACGGACGGCGCGCATCTGAGCAGCGGCGAGTCGTTCTCGGAGGCCGCGGCGCTCGTCGGAACGCATCCGCAGGTGGCCGCGGTCGGCGTCAACTGCACGGCCCCGCGCTTCATCCTCGATCTGATCCGCGCCGCGCGCGCCGCAACCAGCATACCGGTTGCCGTGTATCCCAACAGCGGCGAGGATTACGACCCGGTCACCAAGACGTGGCAGGGCGAGCGCGCCTGCGACGCCTTTGCCGACGATGCGCGCAGCTGGTTCGATGCCGGTGCCCGCGTGATCGGCGGGTGCTGCCGCACGACACCGGCGCACATCCGGGCGGTCACGGACGAGATCATGCGTTTCCAGTCCCGCTGA
- a CDS encoding IS3 family transposase yields the protein MSRYRFIAEERAVYPVRRMCAVLKVSVSGFYDWLKRTPSRRAQANHGLSARIRAVHEASRQTYGTLRVQAELRAHGERVGKHRIARLMRQMGLQTKGRRRFKTTTQRDATHRRAPNLLAGDFTAKQSNEKWLSDITYIATREGWLYLAGIQDVFSRRIVGWAMSDRPTKTLVCDAWRLAVGRRGAPRLHHSDQGSQYTSDDYLSLLENDQVTSA from the coding sequence GTGAGCCGCTACCGGTTCATCGCCGAGGAGCGGGCGGTGTATCCGGTGCGTCGGATGTGTGCGGTGCTGAAGGTGTCGGTGAGCGGGTTCTACGACTGGCTGAAACGCACGCCCAGCCGTCGCGCGCAAGCCAATCACGGGTTGAGCGCACGGATCCGAGCGGTCCATGAGGCGAGCCGCCAGACCTATGGCACACTGCGCGTTCAGGCGGAACTGCGGGCACACGGTGAGCGGGTGGGCAAGCACCGGATTGCGCGGCTGATGCGCCAGATGGGCTTACAGACCAAAGGGCGGCGGCGCTTCAAGACGACCACTCAGCGCGATGCGACACACCGCCGCGCTCCGAACCTGCTGGCGGGCGATTTCACGGCCAAGCAGTCGAACGAAAAGTGGCTGTCGGATATCACCTACATCGCAACCCGCGAGGGATGGCTGTATCTGGCAGGCATTCAAGATGTGTTTTCACGGCGCATTGTGGGGTGGGCGATGAGTGACCGCCCGACCAAAACACTGGTCTGTGACGCGTGGAGGCTGGCGGTGGGGCGGCGTGGTGCACCGCGCTTGCACCATTCCGACCAGGGCAGTCAATACACCAGCGACGACTACCTGAGTCTGTTGGAGAACGA
- the mdh gene encoding malate dehydrogenase, translating into MALGRSKITVVGAGNVGASVAMWITEEELGDVVLVDIIEGAAKGKALDLLEAGPVNKFDIRITGSGGYEETANSDVVVITAGVPRKKDPVTGKFPSRDELVKTNQEIVGSVAREVAKYSPNAIVIVVSNPLDAMCHVVLKETGFPSNRVIGMAGALDTARYKTFIAEALSVSVRDVHGIVLGGHGDEMVPLPRHTSIAGIPVRELLAEDKLQAIIERTRKGGGEIVGLLGYSGYYAPAAGVVEMVASIVKDQKRIIPSAVLLSGQYGYNDLYIGVPAVLGSTGVEKVIEMQLDDAEKAMLDKSAKAVADVVGVLGY; encoded by the coding sequence ATGGCACTTGGACGCAGCAAGATTACGGTGGTCGGCGCGGGCAACGTGGGCGCCAGCGTGGCGATGTGGATCACCGAAGAAGAGCTGGGCGATGTCGTGCTGGTCGACATCATCGAAGGCGCGGCGAAGGGCAAGGCGCTCGACCTGCTCGAGGCTGGCCCGGTCAACAAGTTCGACATCCGTATCACCGGCTCGGGTGGCTACGAAGAGACTGCCAACAGCGACGTCGTGGTGATAACCGCCGGCGTGCCGCGCAAGAAGGACCCGGTCACCGGCAAGTTCCCCAGCCGCGACGAACTGGTCAAGACCAATCAGGAGATCGTCGGCAGCGTGGCCCGCGAGGTCGCCAAGTATTCGCCGAACGCGATCGTGATCGTCGTCAGCAATCCGCTCGACGCGATGTGCCACGTCGTGCTTAAGGAGACTGGCTTCCCGAGCAACCGCGTGATCGGCATGGCCGGCGCGCTGGACACCGCCCGCTACAAGACGTTCATCGCCGAGGCGCTCAGCGTCAGCGTGCGTGACGTGCACGGTATCGTGCTCGGCGGCCACGGCGACGAGATGGTTCCCCTGCCGCGCCACACCAGCATCGCCGGGATCCCTGTGCGCGAACTGCTGGCCGAGGACAAGCTGCAGGCGATCATCGAGCGCACCCGCAAGGGCGGCGGCGAGATCGTCGGCCTGCTGGGTTACAGCGGCTACTATGCCCCCGCCGCCGGCGTGGTCGAGATGGTCGCGTCGATCGTGAAGGATCAGAAGCGCATCATCCCGTCGGCCGTCCTGCTCAGCGGCCAGTACGGCTACAACGATCTGTACATCGGCGTGCCGGCAGTGCTCGGCTCGACCGGTGTCGAGAAGGTCATCGAGATGCAGCTTGACGATGCCGAAAAGGCGATGCTCGACAAGAGCGCCAAGGCCGTCGCCGACGTGGTGGGCGTCCTCGGGTACTAA